In Deltaproteobacteria bacterium, the following proteins share a genomic window:
- a CDS encoding alpha-ketoacid dehydrogenase subunit beta produces the protein MMRMITYAQALNEALRECMRQDEKVVLLGEDIGRYGGIFQVSAGLLDEFGPQRVMDTPISEAGFVGACVGAALTGMRPVAEIMFIDFSTVAMDMIINQMAKMHYMFGGRGRVPMVLRVNIGAGRGTAAQHSQSFHALFMHIPGLLVAAPSTAYDAKGLMIEAIRNDNPVIFVEHKKLYNEKGPVPEESYTIPFGQAEVKREGKDLTIVATHAMVVRSLGIAEALAREGIEIEIVDPRTLTPLDKGTILDSVKKTGRLLVADEGHKTCGVAAEISAMVAEEALYYLKAPVLRVCSPDTPVPFSPPLEKAFIPDEKDLLPAIRHLMEYV, from the coding sequence ATAATGAGAATGATCACGTATGCCCAGGCGCTGAATGAAGCCTTGCGGGAATGTATGAGACAGGACGAGAAAGTGGTTTTGCTCGGAGAAGATATCGGCCGATACGGTGGTATCTTTCAGGTGAGCGCTGGACTGCTGGATGAGTTTGGGCCCCAGCGGGTGATGGATACGCCCATATCCGAGGCCGGATTCGTCGGCGCCTGTGTCGGGGCGGCCTTGACGGGAATGCGGCCGGTGGCTGAAATTATGTTCATTGATTTTTCCACGGTCGCTATGGATATGATAATCAATCAAATGGCCAAGATGCACTATATGTTCGGGGGCAGGGGTCGGGTCCCGATGGTTTTGCGGGTCAATATCGGGGCCGGCCGGGGCACGGCGGCCCAACATTCCCAGAGCTTCCATGCCCTGTTTATGCACATACCCGGCCTATTGGTTGCAGCCCCTTCGACGGCCTATGATGCCAAAGGGTTGATGATCGAGGCCATCAGAAATGATAATCCGGTTATCTTTGTAGAGCACAAAAAACTCTATAATGAAAAAGGCCCTGTCCCCGAAGAGAGCTATACCATTCCCTTTGGTCAGGCTGAAGTCAAAAGAGAAGGAAAAGACCTGACCATCGTCGCCACCCATGCCATGGTGGTGCGTTCTCTCGGGATAGCTGAAGCGTTGGCCAGGGAAGGAATTGAAATCGAGATTGTCGATCCAAGAACATTAACCCCTTTGGATAAGGGAACCATTCTCGATTCCGTCAAAAAAACCGGGAGATTGTTGGTGGCCGATGAGGGCCACAAGACCTGTGGTGTGGCCGCTGAGATATCGGCCATGGTCGCTGAGGAAGCCCTCTATTACTTAAAGGCCCCTGTCTTGAGAGTATGCTCGCCCGATACACCTGTGCCGTTTTCGCCACCACTGGAGAAGGCCTTCATCCCCGATGAAAAAGACTTATTACCGGCCATCAGGCATCTGATGGAGTATGTCTGA
- a CDS encoding 2-oxo acid dehydrogenase subunit E2, producing MAIEVVIPMLGITIEKGTIVEWLKQEGDAVEKGEIILILEVEKATTEVESPASGILAKILIPKGVEVPILSVAAIITRPGEELPAQYAAHVSGGGAPKPSGEGVSPVMSVEVSTASTRSQEGIGAVPAARRLAKEHGIDLIGITGTGPGGSILLRDVETSLSRTPKEVEPAASTLARKLAEKKAVPLGEVEGHGIRGRIMRADVITYIEKVEQAGPGLGVTIPMSSIRQVIARRMSESAFTAPHIYFFAEVCLDPLMEYRKAVLPDFEKAFKLRPSINDFLIKAVALNLCDFPMLNARIKGDGIQIMPEINMGLAVAVPEGLVVPAIALADRCGLVEIVRQRTDLVKRAREGNLSLEEMQRGTFTISSLAQYDITHFTAILNPPQSGILSVAKTDEKLALVDGRVEVKHVVQLGLSVDHRIIDGAMAADFLQNLKWKMERPAFTFLTL from the coding sequence ATGGCCATTGAAGTTGTTATTCCCATGCTCGGTATAACTATTGAGAAGGGAACGATCGTGGAATGGTTGAAGCAGGAAGGGGACGCCGTTGAGAAGGGGGAGATCATTTTAATCCTCGAGGTGGAAAAGGCGACCACGGAAGTTGAATCACCGGCCTCCGGGATCCTGGCTAAAATACTGATCCCCAAAGGGGTTGAGGTGCCCATACTCTCCGTGGCCGCCATCATAACCCGGCCCGGGGAGGAGTTGCCGGCCCAATATGCTGCTCACGTATCAGGGGGGGGTGCGCCAAAACCTTCAGGGGAAGGGGTTAGTCCGGTGATGTCGGTTGAGGTCTCTACCGCATCAACCCGGTCCCAGGAAGGGATTGGGGCCGTACCTGCTGCCCGAAGATTGGCCAAGGAGCATGGTATTGATCTGATCGGTATTACCGGCACTGGACCTGGCGGGAGCATCCTGCTCAGAGATGTGGAGACGTCTCTGAGCAGGACTCCCAAAGAGGTTGAACCGGCTGCCTCAACCCTGGCCCGTAAACTGGCTGAAAAGAAGGCCGTCCCGCTGGGGGAGGTTGAAGGCCACGGGATCAGGGGACGGATCATGCGGGCTGATGTTATAACCTATATCGAAAAGGTTGAGCAGGCTGGTCCGGGATTGGGTGTCACCATTCCTATGAGCAGCATCCGACAGGTCATTGCCAGACGGATGTCGGAGAGCGCCTTTACCGCACCTCATATCTATTTTTTTGCCGAAGTTTGTCTTGATCCGTTAATGGAGTACCGGAAAGCGGTATTGCCCGATTTCGAGAAGGCCTTTAAGTTACGTCCCTCCATAAACGATTTTCTGATCAAGGCGGTGGCCTTGAACCTCTGTGATTTCCCTATGCTTAATGCCCGAATCAAGGGGGATGGGATTCAAATCATGCCCGAGATCAATATGGGTCTGGCCGTCGCCGTTCCCGAGGGATTGGTCGTACCGGCCATTGCCCTGGCCGATCGCTGTGGGCTGGTGGAGATAGTCCGGCAGCGGACCGATCTGGTGAAACGGGCCAGGGAAGGGAATTTGAGCCTTGAAGAGATGCAGCGAGGCACCTTCACCATTTCCAGTCTGGCCCAGTACGACATCACCCATTTTACGGCCATACTCAATCCACCGCAGAGTGGTATCCTGTCCGTGGCCAAGACCGATGAGAAGCTGGCCCTGGTGGATGGACGGGTCGAGGTCAAACACGTGGTCCAATTGGGGCTATCAGTGGATCACCGGATCATTGACGGGGCCATGGCGGCTGATTTTCTCCAGAATCTCAAATGGAAAATGGAGAGACCGGCTTTCACGTTTCTCACTTTGTAG
- the lpdA gene encoding dihydrolipoyl dehydrogenase, translating to MYDLAIIGGGPGGYVAAIRGAQNGLKVLLIEKDSLGGTCLNRGCIPTKCFIHDVKLLEEAKRSPVIKGTEALSIDLDKMVARKRKTVKTLVGGLGSLMKANGIDVEQGQGELIAPGRIRIQSHQGTDREHEARQVILATGSKPAVPSFIEADGRFVQTTDEALDPEDIPEKLTIIGGGVIGLEMATIYRNLGSEVTILELLTDIITNEEIEIRRAMRMLMEKRGVKIHLKTKVQEVVRRKGKVQVVYEGNDGLTERIQSDRVLMATGRVPVLDGINANKLGLGLNGIFVKVNARLETNLPGVYAIGDLNGGLMLAHKASAEAEAVIVNILGGCKEIRPELIPRCIWGFTEIGSVGLTEEEAKKTGRSIKVGKFLYLNSPAAQAREDVDGMVKIIGDAETGEILGVHIIGPRATDLIGEPVMAMTMESVVEDLSEVIKPHPTLSETIVEAAMDWNGRAIHRPGKR from the coding sequence ATGTACGATCTGGCAATTATCGGTGGAGGTCCGGGCGGCTACGTGGCGGCCATCAGGGGGGCACAGAATGGTTTGAAGGTCCTGTTGATTGAGAAGGATTCCCTGGGTGGGACCTGCCTGAACCGAGGGTGTATTCCTACCAAGTGTTTTATCCACGACGTTAAACTTCTGGAAGAGGCCAAAAGGTCTCCGGTTATAAAGGGGACCGAGGCCCTTTCCATTGATCTGGACAAGATGGTGGCCCGTAAGCGCAAAACGGTAAAAACCCTGGTAGGTGGGCTCGGGTCCCTGATGAAAGCTAACGGCATAGACGTGGAACAGGGCCAGGGGGAGTTGATTGCCCCGGGGCGGATAAGGATACAGTCTCATCAGGGGACAGACAGGGAGCATGAGGCCAGGCAGGTGATCCTGGCTACGGGATCAAAACCGGCTGTTCCTTCTTTCATTGAAGCGGATGGCCGGTTTGTTCAGACTACCGATGAGGCCCTGGATCCCGAAGATATACCGGAAAAATTGACGATCATCGGCGGCGGTGTGATCGGTCTGGAGATGGCCACTATCTATCGAAACTTAGGCTCTGAGGTCACAATTCTGGAGCTGCTTACGGATATTATCACTAATGAAGAGATTGAGATCCGACGGGCCATGCGGATGCTTATGGAGAAACGGGGGGTAAAGATCCACCTCAAGACCAAGGTCCAGGAGGTAGTTCGTCGGAAAGGGAAGGTCCAGGTCGTCTATGAGGGGAATGACGGTCTTACTGAGCGTATTCAGTCAGACAGAGTACTCATGGCCACCGGGCGGGTTCCCGTTCTCGACGGTATTAATGCCAATAAACTGGGATTAGGCCTGAATGGGATCTTTGTCAAGGTAAACGCAAGGCTTGAAACCAATTTGCCGGGGGTCTATGCCATAGGGGATCTGAACGGAGGCCTGATGCTGGCACACAAGGCTTCGGCCGAGGCCGAGGCGGTTATTGTCAACATCTTGGGAGGGTGCAAGGAAATAAGGCCGGAATTGATCCCGCGCTGCATCTGGGGATTTACTGAAATCGGTTCCGTCGGCTTGACAGAGGAAGAGGCAAAGAAGACCGGACGGTCGATAAAGGTAGGCAAGTTTCTTTATCTGAACAGTCCGGCAGCCCAGGCCAGGGAGGATGTGGATGGTATGGTAAAGATCATCGGTGATGCCGAGACAGGGGAAATACTGGGGGTCCATATCATCGGTCCCCGGGCCACGGATCTTATCGGAGAGCCGGTCATGGCCATGACCATGGAATCGGTGGTGGAGGACCTGTCCGAGGTGATCAAACCTCACCCGACCTTGAGTGAAACCATTGTGGAGGCGGCCATGGATTGGAATGGTCGGGCCATCCACCGTCCTGGTAAGAGATAG
- a CDS encoding ABC transporter permease, with protein MKKSKYSDSSGNARQEGISDVGKAEVQRNQGRYKPSQETIVLGTSALIAIILSITLEGFFSLGNFFALLRSISVLGVFGLGMAIVVIGKGIDLSIVAIGFATGALSVKMINADYSLVLTLCVCIAIACGLGIINGFLISIVEIPALFATLASSFLSLGIVRSTYVPNNVANLAQEHNELLRLGGNIAGHIPIPVIIFTLCALVVYLFLSRTVRGRFIYAHGDNADAARLTGIAVRPLTMVEYGLSAVIGYIGGMMMVISSGVLQYQVVEGTFIYDIILVVVLGGVSLVGGRGSVICVIAGSLLIGVMRNAMTIMNIDAQIQNIIMGGVLLMALVVDSYVHPRDDETAKQGD; from the coding sequence ATGAAAAAAAGCAAATACAGCGATTCCTCAGGCAATGCACGCCAAGAAGGCATATCTGATGTTGGTAAAGCGGAAGTTCAAAGAAACCAAGGCAGGTACAAGCCAAGCCAGGAGACCATCGTCCTGGGGACTTCGGCCCTCATCGCTATCATCCTGAGTATCACTTTAGAGGGTTTTTTTTCCCTGGGCAATTTTTTTGCACTGCTTCGATCGATTTCTGTCCTTGGCGTTTTTGGCCTTGGCATGGCCATTGTGGTGATCGGCAAGGGAATCGATCTTTCAATAGTGGCGATTGGCTTTGCAACGGGCGCATTGTCCGTCAAGATGATCAATGCGGATTACTCCCTTGTTTTGACGCTGTGCGTATGTATTGCGATTGCATGTGGTTTGGGGATAATAAATGGTTTCCTTATCTCCATTGTGGAGATTCCGGCTCTGTTCGCAACGTTGGCTTCTTCGTTTCTATCTCTCGGGATCGTCCGCAGTACATATGTTCCGAATAACGTGGCGAATCTGGCTCAAGAGCACAATGAACTACTGCGTTTGGGAGGGAATATTGCGGGCCATATCCCCATACCCGTGATCATTTTCACCCTTTGCGCTTTAGTGGTGTACCTGTTTCTTTCTCGAACAGTCCGTGGACGCTTCATCTATGCCCATGGAGATAATGCAGATGCGGCACGCTTAACCGGAATCGCGGTGCGTCCCTTGACCATGGTGGAATATGGATTATCAGCCGTCATCGGATACATCGGGGGTATGATGATGGTGATATCGAGCGGAGTGCTGCAATATCAAGTTGTAGAGGGCACCTTTATTTATGATATCATCCTGGTGGTGGTTCTCGGAGGCGTCAGTCTGGTGGGGGGACGCGGGAGCGTGATATGTGTCATTGCCGGGTCCCTGCTGATTGGTGTGATGAGAAATGCCATGACGATTATGAATATAGATGCACAGATCCAAAATATCATTATGGGGGGGGTGTTGCTTATGGCTCTTGTGGTGGACAGTTATGTACATCCTCGGGATGACGAAACGGCAAAGCAAGGCGACTGA
- a CDS encoding sugar ABC transporter substrate-binding protein — protein sequence MFGLRNLKASKFFLKGMLILGILCALVVWSTMAFAKEDQRTELSEKFTKAVKGKTVAWSYCWAGILETEWTDIMRLNFARYGIKFIARDSDLKPDVQRQAIESLIVQRPDVLVVQSVNQTNTAQVIKKAMQQGIFVVQVNMPSVQVSDGFVGINVPQVGRMIAQDMIKEIGGGKTSGKVAIIEGDTAAPYSRDQAEAAIAEFKKDPTIKVVSRQPAVWDPNKGNEIISTVIQAHPDLAAVYSVWGPQSAGVGQALKHAGSKAKVWVASDGQMPDCDLLKQGFFHKALSYRGDILGEDIVAMVLHLLQNKDVVKPGQRQIAHYTALFWVNGPAEIPYYCWPPIKKSMN from the coding sequence ATGTTTGGATTAAGAAATTTAAAGGCAAGTAAATTTTTTTTGAAGGGTATGCTTATTCTCGGGATTCTATGTGCACTAGTGGTCTGGTCTACTATGGCTTTCGCGAAAGAAGATCAGCGCACCGAACTTAGCGAGAAATTCACTAAAGCCGTCAAAGGAAAGACAGTGGCGTGGTCGTATTGTTGGGCCGGCATCCTGGAGACAGAATGGACCGACATAATGCGGCTGAACTTTGCGCGCTATGGAATTAAATTCATTGCAAGGGATAGCGATTTAAAGCCTGATGTCCAGCGTCAGGCGATTGAAAGCCTTATTGTCCAGCGCCCGGATGTTCTGGTGGTGCAGAGTGTAAACCAGACCAATACGGCGCAGGTAATCAAAAAGGCCATGCAACAGGGAATTTTTGTGGTGCAGGTTAACATGCCCTCGGTTCAGGTGAGTGATGGATTTGTAGGTATTAATGTTCCCCAGGTGGGCCGCATGATCGCCCAAGACATGATCAAGGAGATTGGCGGAGGTAAAACTTCCGGCAAGGTCGCGATCATTGAGGGTGATACGGCTGCGCCCTATTCCCGCGACCAAGCGGAAGCCGCAATAGCCGAGTTCAAAAAAGATCCCACCATTAAGGTCGTTTCACGTCAGCCCGCTGTTTGGGATCCCAACAAAGGCAACGAGATCATTTCCACCGTGATTCAGGCGCATCCCGATTTGGCCGCCGTTTACAGTGTCTGGGGACCGCAGTCCGCCGGTGTGGGCCAGGCTTTGAAACATGCCGGATCGAAAGCGAAGGTGTGGGTTGCCAGCGACGGCCAGATGCCCGACTGTGACCTGCTGAAGCAGGGGTTTTTTCACAAGGCTCTGTCTTATCGGGGAGATATTCTAGGAGAAGATATCGTAGCAATGGTTCTGCATTTGTTGCAGAACAAAGATGTTGTCAAGCCTGGGCAAAGGCAAATTGCCCATTATACGGCTCTTTTCTGGGTCAATGGACCGGCGGAAATTCCATACTATTGCTGGCCGCCGATAAAAAAATCGATGAATTAA
- a CDS encoding SMP-30/gluconolactonase/LRE family protein: MSSTASGFRLNEVIMRFWYRHTPQLFLSELLEKRWMEPIIPFTMLCLVFLTSILFIPGYMSIVQQQILMQEFADLGLVTIAMAVTIMSGGIDLSVGAVFALGCFLAIYLHLVLGLPLLVVFISELVLGALLGMVNGGLIAYAKTRPFLTTIVTLIIGRAVYTKLVTTSASAFADVAGREGGAVWDFLGSGAILGVPTNMVILIVVGVGFHFYLTRLRPGVHIMAVGSSRKAARHAGINDKCAIFFAYVISSMLATLAGMLFACQQNNAGVQVGDGWEINALAGAVLGGISLSGGRGTMARALIGGLIVYIVLNGLTNIGLLGGMIKGAAGLLLLIAVGLDVKWFKNKSKALQKIYVTPSWVDFQKAPSIARVSGSPYAENDRLLNAEALGFDQIEGPEDIILDCQDNLYGVDRRGHIMRFQPPDYNVGKVFARIGGRPLGMTLDRDENLLVCVAGMGVYGVKPDRTVFKVTDETNRTRFRLKDDSRILLADDLDIAPDGKIYFSDPSIRYPLEEWALDGFEGRGNGRVICHDPGTGKTKTILRNLNFTNGICLSHDGNSILIASTYGCRIYRYWIATGRAGTLEVLIDNLPGYPDNINRASDGRYWLALVGLRAPAYDIAMAAPSFRRRMVKQIPSDEWLIPGINYGCIVKFDDQGKVIESLWDPSADSHPTITSIREHKGYLYIGGLENNRIGRVRLPNADPDWTGWESYWGQKRQY; this comes from the coding sequence ATGAGTTCAACCGCCTCGGGCTTCAGGCTTAATGAAGTGATAATGCGCTTCTGGTACAGGCACACGCCTCAATTATTCCTGAGCGAATTGCTCGAAAAAAGATGGATGGAACCGATTATTCCGTTCACCATGCTGTGCTTAGTGTTTCTGACGTCCATTCTGTTTATACCCGGCTATATGTCCATAGTCCAGCAACAAATTTTGATGCAGGAGTTCGCCGATTTGGGTCTGGTGACGATAGCGATGGCGGTGACCATCATGTCCGGTGGTATCGATTTGTCGGTTGGCGCGGTATTCGCTTTGGGATGCTTTCTTGCGATATACCTGCACCTGGTCCTGGGATTGCCTTTACTGGTGGTTTTTATCAGTGAACTAGTGTTAGGTGCGTTATTAGGGATGGTGAATGGCGGTCTGATCGCTTATGCGAAAACACGACCCTTTTTGACAACCATAGTTACCCTCATTATTGGTCGAGCCGTCTACACAAAGCTGGTAACAACGTCCGCCTCCGCGTTTGCTGACGTTGCCGGCAGGGAAGGTGGGGCCGTTTGGGATTTTTTGGGCAGTGGCGCCATTTTGGGTGTGCCTACCAACATGGTTATCCTTATTGTTGTGGGGGTGGGGTTTCATTTTTATTTAACCAGGCTGCGGCCAGGTGTGCATATAATGGCCGTCGGCTCCAGCCGTAAGGCGGCTCGGCATGCTGGTATCAACGATAAGTGCGCGATTTTTTTCGCTTATGTGATATCCAGCATGCTCGCCACATTGGCTGGCATGCTGTTCGCTTGCCAACAGAACAATGCAGGTGTCCAAGTGGGAGATGGGTGGGAAATAAATGCTCTGGCCGGGGCCGTGCTTGGCGGCATAAGCCTTTCAGGGGGCCGGGGAACCATGGCGCGAGCCCTGATAGGCGGCTTAATCGTTTACATTGTGCTTAACGGCCTTACAAACATAGGTTTGTTGGGAGGAATGATTAAAGGCGCCGCGGGGCTTCTTCTGTTGATAGCGGTGGGCCTCGATGTCAAGTGGTTTAAGAATAAAAGCAAAGCCTTGCAGAAGATATACGTGACTCCAAGTTGGGTCGATTTTCAAAAGGCGCCTTCTATAGCTCGAGTTAGTGGCAGTCCCTATGCTGAGAATGATCGCCTGCTCAATGCCGAAGCCCTTGGCTTCGATCAAATCGAAGGCCCGGAAGACATTATTCTGGATTGCCAGGACAATCTTTACGGTGTTGATCGTCGAGGTCATATCATGCGTTTCCAACCTCCTGATTATAACGTTGGAAAAGTGTTTGCCAGAATTGGTGGACGTCCCTTGGGAATGACACTTGATCGGGATGAAAACCTTCTGGTCTGCGTAGCTGGCATGGGTGTGTATGGCGTTAAACCCGACCGTACGGTTTTCAAAGTCACAGACGAGACAAATCGTACCAGGTTCAGGTTGAAGGATGACTCACGCATTCTCCTGGCGGACGATCTGGACATTGCACCGGACGGGAAAATTTACTTCAGTGACCCATCTATACGGTATCCTCTGGAAGAATGGGCGCTGGACGGATTCGAAGGACGCGGCAATGGACGGGTTATCTGTCATGATCCCGGGACGGGAAAAACCAAAACTATACTAAGAAATTTAAACTTCACGAATGGTATTTGCCTCTCACACGACGGGAACTCAATTTTGATAGCCAGTACATATGGATGCCGGATTTACCGTTATTGGATCGCAACAGGGAGGGCTGGGACTTTAGAGGTGCTCATTGACAACCTGCCCGGTTATCCAGACAACATTAACCGGGCTTCGGATGGAAGATATTGGCTTGCTTTAGTGGGGCTTCGCGCGCCAGCCTATGATATCGCGATGGCTGCCCCTTCATTTCGGCGACGTATGGTCAAGCAAATCCCGTCAGACGAGTGGCTGATTCCTGGGATCAATTACGGTTGTATCGTTAAGTTCGATGACCAGGGAAAGGTGATTGAGTCATTATGGGACCCATCTGCGGATTCGCACCCGACGATTACTTCAATCCGCGAGCATAAGGGTTACCTATACATCGGCGGCCTTGAAAATAATCGAATCGGACGCGTGCGGTTACCGAATGCCGATCCGGATTGGACAGGATGGGAGTCGTATTGGGGCCAGAAGCGGCAATATTAA
- a CDS encoding SMP-30/gluconolactonase/LRE family protein produces the protein MSVIKEFIYSLIFRNQDISGFHVKPVMDGDFAANNRLDEAIVLKSEVTAPDDLLSGSEGKYYVSSGKEILVFDGPDFTRRGLFAKFEAEVGGLEWSQDGELLACVSGRGVCVLSESGVVSKWLESVGGVKLACPTAVTTAADGTVYVTDGSRRNPTDKWLQDLMTNEKGSGRLISWENDLGNARVVAEGLSWPAGAVVSHDENQVLVTEAWSHKLCAVERQSGERRYLVANYAGYPWRITRGLKGDYWLAFFAVRSQLIDFVLRERDYCDRMMAEVPTEFWVGPALSSKSHYLHPTQYGRIKTLGVQKPWAPARSYGLVARLDADGQAVESFHSRVGGKVHGVTSVRCIDKRIIACSKGDDKLVEVDQST, from the coding sequence ATGTCAGTCATTAAAGAGTTTATTTACTCACTAATATTCCGTAATCAGGATATTTCGGGGTTCCACGTGAAGCCTGTAATGGACGGCGATTTTGCCGCCAACAACAGGCTGGATGAAGCTATCGTGCTGAAGTCCGAGGTGACTGCCCCTGATGATTTATTGTCAGGGTCCGAAGGGAAATATTATGTTTCGAGCGGTAAGGAAATACTAGTGTTCGATGGTCCGGATTTTACTCGTCGAGGTTTGTTTGCCAAGTTTGAGGCGGAAGTAGGCGGGCTGGAATGGTCGCAAGACGGAGAATTGTTAGCCTGTGTGTCAGGACGAGGAGTTTGTGTGTTGAGTGAAAGTGGTGTTGTTAGTAAATGGTTGGAATCAGTCGGTGGTGTGAAGTTGGCGTGCCCGACAGCAGTGACTACGGCTGCGGACGGAACAGTGTATGTAACGGACGGCTCCCGCCGGAATCCAACTGATAAATGGCTACAAGATTTGATGACGAATGAAAAAGGAAGCGGACGATTGATATCCTGGGAGAACGACTTGGGCAATGCGCGCGTCGTTGCCGAAGGGCTTTCTTGGCCGGCGGGAGCAGTTGTATCACATGATGAGAATCAAGTCTTGGTTACGGAGGCCTGGTCCCATAAACTATGCGCAGTGGAGCGGCAGAGCGGTGAAAGACGTTATCTTGTAGCCAATTATGCGGGCTATCCATGGCGTATCACGCGAGGCCTGAAAGGTGATTACTGGCTTGCTTTTTTTGCCGTGCGCTCGCAATTAATCGACTTTGTCTTGCGTGAACGTGATTATTGCGACAGAATGATGGCGGAGGTACCGACCGAGTTTTGGGTCGGACCGGCGCTTTCGTCCAAATCCCACTATCTCCATCCTACCCAGTACGGACGTATAAAGACGCTGGGTGTGCAGAAACCTTGGGCGCCTGCCCGTTCTTACGGCCTAGTTGCAAGATTAGATGCTGATGGCCAGGCGGTGGAGAGTTTTCACAGTCGGGTGGGTGGAAAAGTACATGGGGTGACAAGTGTGCGATGCATAGACAAAAGGATCATCGCTTGCTCGAAAGGAGATGACAAGCTCGTGGAGGTAGACCAGTCCACCTAG
- a CDS encoding sugar ABC transporter ATP-binding protein → MASETSAQLTELHIVKGSKIYGGVHAIEDLDFDVHGGEIHALLGENGSGKSTLCKAIAGAIELTSGSIRLNGKEVHFHSPAEALGKGITMVYQETSLVPSMTVAQNLELGMEDLFTIYRKINIRAQQSQESLNFHVNPLALVETLGTAQRLMVEIARAVRQKAKIIIFDEPTASLTPEEIQHLFHLFNRLRAENVAIIFISHAIEEALKMADRITILRDGKLITTTKASNLDRPQIVRMMVGRDISNHKAPGGAKSSAQKHREKVLSVENVTMGNIVKNMSFSVYSGEVLGIFGLVGAGRTEIAHIIAGVRKRNLIYGGMIYLKGKPIRYRVPRQAIKEGIVYITEDRKNNGFFETMTVDDNIYIGYVASLKGHRMLYSRPERKRVADHWVKTLGISALKRSLKIIEYSGGNQQKVTVAKSLAQDPSVIIFDEPTRGVDVGAITQIHESIRSIAAEGKAVVVISSYLPEILTISNRILVARSGKIVEEINRSDATEEKIMFAAVH, encoded by the coding sequence ATGGCAAGTGAAACGTCGGCGCAACTTACGGAATTACACATTGTAAAGGGAAGCAAAATTTACGGTGGTGTTCATGCAATTGAAGATCTCGACTTCGATGTGCATGGCGGGGAAATTCACGCGTTGCTGGGTGAAAACGGATCCGGTAAATCGACGCTTTGCAAGGCAATCGCAGGGGCGATCGAACTGACTTCAGGCAGTATTCGTTTGAACGGCAAAGAGGTGCATTTCCATTCGCCGGCAGAGGCATTGGGAAAAGGGATCACAATGGTTTATCAGGAGACCAGTTTGGTTCCCTCAATGACTGTTGCGCAAAACCTCGAACTCGGTATGGAGGATTTATTCACGATCTATCGCAAGATTAATATCAGGGCGCAACAATCGCAAGAATCGCTTAATTTTCACGTTAACCCGTTAGCATTGGTAGAGACATTAGGAACCGCTCAACGGCTGATGGTGGAGATAGCACGAGCGGTACGGCAAAAAGCGAAAATCATCATCTTTGATGAACCAACCGCCAGCCTGACACCAGAAGAAATTCAGCATTTGTTTCATCTCTTCAATCGGCTGAGGGCCGAGAATGTCGCTATTATTTTTATTTCGCACGCGATTGAAGAGGCTCTGAAAATGGCAGATCGTATAACTATTCTGCGGGATGGAAAACTTATCACCACAACTAAAGCAAGTAACCTGGATCGGCCTCAGATCGTTCGAATGATGGTTGGCCGTGATATCTCCAATCACAAAGCACCGGGTGGAGCTAAATCATCTGCCCAAAAGCACCGAGAGAAGGTTTTATCGGTGGAAAATGTTACGATGGGCAATATCGTGAAGAACATGTCGTTTTCTGTGTATTCTGGCGAAGTGCTTGGCATCTTCGGCCTTGTGGGAGCCGGTCGTACCGAGATTGCCCACATCATTGCCGGAGTAAGGAAGCGCAATCTTATTTACGGAGGTATGATCTACCTGAAAGGCAAACCGATTCGCTACCGGGTCCCGCGGCAAGCAATCAAAGAAGGTATTGTGTATATCACCGAGGATCGCAAGAACAACGGCTTTTTCGAAACTATGACTGTGGATGACAATATATATATCGGCTATGTCGCTTCCCTAAAAGGACACAGGATGTTGTACTCGCGTCCTGAACGAAAGCGTGTGGCTGATCATTGGGTTAAGACCCTAGGGATATCCGCGCTTAAACGCAGCCTTAAGATCATAGAATACTCAGGGGGTAATCAGCAAAAAGTTACGGTGGCAAAATCTCTGGCTCAGGACCCTTCAGTGATAATCTTTGACGAACCGACTCGCGGTGTGGATGTCGGTGCCATTACTCAGATTCATGAGTCCATACGTTCCATAGCCGCAGAAGGCAAGGCTGTTGTGGTTATATCGTCTTATCTGCCAGAGATTCTTACAATCTCCAATCGCATCCTCGTGGCTCGATCCGGCAAGATTGTAGAAGAGATAAATAGAAGCGATGCAACGGAAGAAAAAATTATGTTCGCTGCCGTTCACTAA